Proteins found in one Terribacillus sp. DMT04 genomic segment:
- the bglA gene encoding 6-phospho-beta-glucosidase BglA — MKTLPKDFLWGGALAAHQFEGGWNQDGKGPSVIDVMTAGAHGVPREITETIEEDKFYPNHEAIDFYNRYKEDVALFAEMGLKCLRTSIGWTRIFPKGDEAEPNEAGLQFYDDLFDELLKHNIQPVITLSHFEMPLHLAREYGGFRNREVVQHFVRFAEVVFRRYKDKVKYWMTFNEINNKMDTDNPLFLWTNSGVTVEEGENAREVMYQAGHHELIASARAVRKGKEINPDFQIGAMVSHVPVYPYSSNPADVMLAEELMRERYFFPDVHVRGYYPSYVLQEFKREGYNIVFEEGDDEILRNGTVDYLGFSYYMSTTVKSDKEIEQNINITNGGMAQSVENPYIKASDWGWSIDPVGLRYTLNRFYDRYQIPLFIVENGFGAVDHIEEDGSIHDPQRIDYLRSHVEELKKAVTYDGVDLLGYTPWGIIDIVSFTTGEMKKRYGMIHVDRDNEGTGSMKRSKKDSFAWYQNVIASDGEEL, encoded by the coding sequence ATGAAAACATTACCGAAAGACTTTTTATGGGGCGGCGCACTTGCCGCGCATCAATTCGAGGGTGGCTGGAATCAGGACGGTAAAGGGCCAAGCGTCATTGATGTGATGACAGCAGGTGCACATGGTGTACCAAGAGAGATTACAGAGACAATCGAGGAAGATAAGTTTTATCCAAACCATGAAGCGATTGATTTTTACAATCGCTATAAAGAAGATGTAGCGCTATTTGCAGAAATGGGCCTAAAATGTTTGCGTACATCAATTGGCTGGACGCGAATCTTCCCGAAAGGTGACGAAGCAGAACCGAATGAAGCTGGCTTGCAGTTCTATGATGATCTATTTGATGAGCTGCTGAAGCATAATATTCAGCCGGTTATCACGCTGTCCCACTTTGAGATGCCTTTGCATTTAGCACGCGAATATGGCGGATTCCGCAATCGTGAAGTCGTGCAGCATTTCGTTCGATTCGCTGAAGTCGTGTTCCGCCGCTATAAAGATAAGGTCAAATACTGGATGACATTTAACGAAATCAATAACAAAATGGACACAGACAATCCGTTATTCCTCTGGACTAATTCCGGTGTAACAGTTGAGGAAGGGGAAAACGCGCGCGAAGTTATGTACCAAGCAGGACATCATGAGCTGATTGCCAGTGCGCGCGCTGTGCGTAAGGGGAAGGAGATTAATCCAGATTTCCAGATTGGTGCGATGGTATCACATGTCCCTGTATATCCTTACTCCTCCAACCCAGCTGACGTGATGCTTGCTGAGGAACTAATGCGTGAACGGTATTTCTTCCCAGATGTCCATGTCCGCGGCTATTACCCAAGCTACGTGTTACAAGAATTCAAACGGGAAGGCTATAACATTGTTTTTGAAGAAGGCGATGACGAAATCCTCCGTAACGGAACAGTGGACTATCTAGGGTTTAGCTACTATATGAGTACAACTGTTAAAAGTGATAAAGAAATTGAACAGAATATCAATATTACAAACGGGGGCATGGCGCAAAGTGTAGAAAATCCATATATCAAAGCGAGCGATTGGGGCTGGTCGATTGATCCAGTCGGTCTGCGCTATACGTTAAACCGATTCTATGATCGTTACCAAATTCCTTTGTTTATCGTGGAGAACGGATTCGGCGCCGTCGACCACATAGAAGAAGACGGTTCCATCCATGACCCGCAGCGAATCGACTATTTGCGATCCCATGTCGAAGAGTTGAAAAAAGCCGTTACCTATGATGGCGTAGACCTGCTCGGCTACACACCATGGGGTATCATTGACATCGTCTCCTTCACCACAGGCGAAATGAAGAAACGCTATGGCATGATTCACGTCGACCGTGATAATGAAGGGACTGGATCAATGAAACGGTCGAAGAAAGACTCGTTTGCGTGGTATCAAAATGTGATTGCTTCAGATGGAGAAGAGCTTTAA
- a CDS encoding class I SAM-dependent methyltransferase, whose amino-acid sequence MDFKAQQNKYTYSSRQAAPAWMDFMRIIVPYQQINHAVDIGCGGGIYTKALAELGIPLVTGVDSSAVMLEAAAENCQKEQGVQFHKGDALATGLENASCDLILERALVHHLPSLQPCFSEAYRLLRPGGTLLLQDRTPEDCLLPGSPEHIRGYFFTCFPKLAEIEISRRHTAEHVFEKLKSCGFHTLEQHTIWEVRHVHETKEKLLADLRSRLGRSILHTLRDDELEELVLYMNDCITTERDIVEKDRWTIWKAVR is encoded by the coding sequence ATGGATTTCAAAGCGCAGCAAAATAAGTACACGTATTCATCCAGGCAAGCTGCTCCTGCATGGATGGACTTTATGAGAATAATAGTTCCTTACCAGCAAATAAACCATGCAGTCGACATTGGCTGTGGCGGCGGTATTTATACAAAGGCACTAGCAGAGCTAGGTATACCGCTCGTCACAGGTGTAGATTCTTCAGCTGTTATGCTCGAGGCAGCAGCTGAAAATTGTCAGAAGGAGCAAGGGGTTCAATTCCATAAAGGAGACGCCCTGGCAACCGGTTTGGAAAACGCTAGCTGTGATTTAATTCTGGAACGCGCCTTGGTTCATCATCTGCCAAGCCTGCAGCCTTGTTTCTCGGAAGCATACCGGCTGCTGCGTCCTGGCGGCACGCTGTTGCTCCAAGATCGCACACCGGAAGACTGTCTTCTGCCTGGAAGTCCCGAGCACATAAGAGGCTATTTCTTCACCTGTTTTCCGAAGCTTGCGGAGATAGAAATTAGCAGAAGGCATACTGCTGAACACGTATTTGAGAAGTTAAAAAGTTGCGGATTTCACACATTAGAACAACATACAATATGGGAAGTTCGTCACGTACATGAAACAAAAGAAAAACTGCTGGCCGACCTGCGCTCCAGACTGGGGAGGAGCATCCTGCATACGTTAAGAGATGATGAGCTTGAAGAGTTGGTTTTATATATGAACGATTGTATCACAACAGAAAGGGATATTGTGGAAAAAGATAGGTGGACGATTTGGAAGGCGGTAAGATAA
- a CDS encoding N-acetyltransferase, translating into MAITKATLQDVNQTAALFEQYRQFYNQSSNLNGAEAYLTERLEKEESVIFLAKDEERCVGFVQLYMTYSSISIKRAWILNDLFVAESSRKQGVGDKLLDAAEALALETGAASIALSTAPDNEKAQRLYERKGYVRDQQFYHYELSLN; encoded by the coding sequence ATGGCGATAACAAAAGCAACTCTGCAAGACGTAAACCAAACAGCAGCATTATTTGAACAGTATCGCCAGTTCTATAATCAATCTTCTAACCTGAACGGGGCAGAGGCTTACTTAACAGAAAGACTGGAAAAAGAGGAATCTGTTATATTCCTAGCAAAAGATGAAGAGAGATGTGTTGGTTTTGTTCAGCTTTATATGACTTATTCTTCGATTAGCATAAAGCGGGCTTGGATATTAAACGATTTATTTGTAGCTGAAAGCAGCCGGAAACAAGGCGTAGGAGATAAACTGCTTGATGCAGCTGAGGCTTTGGCGCTGGAAACGGGTGCTGCTAGCATCGCGCTTAGTACAGCTCCAGATAATGAAAAGGCGCAACGTCTGTATGAACGGAAAGGTTATGTTCGCGATCAGCAATTTTATCATTATGAGCTGAGCTTAAATTAG
- a CDS encoding GntR family transcriptional regulator → MLKYQQIANEIQQDIEKDDLAQGTKLPVLETFMSKYKTSKSTVIKALSLLERKGLVYQVRGSGIFVRRRNRKGYIGFSNQGFSDELSEFDITAHVVELDIRKPPEDAAFNLKINPEEDVYYVKRIRYINGQTLCLEESYYNKSIVTYLNTEIATGSIFDYISNALGAKIGFSDLYFHIQKLDQEEAQQLQLNKGDPKLFVETIFYLNNGVPFDFSKVTYNYQQSQFFFQSTGHSL, encoded by the coding sequence ATGCTAAAATACCAGCAAATCGCAAACGAGATTCAACAGGATATCGAAAAGGATGACCTTGCACAGGGTACCAAGCTGCCTGTACTGGAAACATTTATGTCCAAATACAAAACGAGTAAAAGTACGGTTATTAAAGCACTTAGTCTGCTCGAGCGAAAAGGACTTGTTTATCAAGTGCGCGGCAGCGGCATTTTCGTTCGCCGCCGAAACCGCAAAGGCTATATTGGCTTCTCCAATCAAGGCTTTAGTGACGAATTGAGTGAATTCGATATTACGGCGCATGTAGTGGAGCTTGATATTCGCAAACCTCCTGAAGATGCAGCATTTAATCTCAAAATCAATCCAGAAGAAGATGTTTATTACGTAAAACGTATTCGCTATATTAACGGCCAGACACTTTGCTTAGAAGAATCCTATTACAACAAGTCTATTGTTACGTACTTGAATACTGAAATCGCTACCGGCTCCATTTTTGACTATATTAGTAATGCGTTAGGTGCAAAAATTGGCTTTTCCGATTTATATTTCCACATTCAAAAACTGGACCAAGAGGAAGCACAACAATTACAGCTAAACAAAGGTGATCCAAAGCTATTTGTCGAGACAATATTTTATCTCAATAATGGGGTGCCATTCGACTTTTCCAAGGTCACATATAACTACCAGCAGTCACAGTTCTTTTTCCAATCTACGGGGCATTCGCTGTAA
- a CDS encoding DUF3298 domain-containing protein produces MKFWKQPVTIVLIFILLAGCSTSTSKGSASELKDNPEKEEMIAKKLLNYETVELKDKTERSDIQIAYPKFDYEPLDKLIEPNATNLFEHHKTEKNDEGYYQLLPNMIYTYTSEFDEPIISDEFVSIHYNNYIYAGGAHGSPSSESLYFDLKENRALTIDEVLKKHDVSFRALSDFVSNALITDARFSEYRESPVSERYKQYAMKSTTPVPENYKNFKVTENSITIYNDYYYIFPMATGIVDIEVKWEDLKKRTKELEKESTANGMITYTNKEYGFELELPSSWKNKFTVEKSVSQITDTSYNFNFKIDDAVICNIFTIYVYEEEDYMEGPLETYIATKDRKVFTYGTIMEMPLEFSTDPNLQNEAEVLSKMVNEDVPKVMLNFTF; encoded by the coding sequence ATGAAATTTTGGAAACAACCTGTGACTATCGTACTAATATTTATTTTATTGGCAGGGTGCAGTACTTCTACATCCAAGGGGTCTGCTTCTGAACTAAAAGATAATCCAGAGAAGGAAGAAATGATAGCTAAGAAGCTATTAAACTATGAAACTGTTGAGTTAAAAGATAAAACAGAACGAAGCGATATCCAAATAGCATATCCAAAGTTCGATTATGAACCTTTGGATAAACTTATTGAACCAAATGCCACTAATTTATTCGAGCACCACAAGACAGAGAAAAATGATGAAGGATATTACCAACTCCTGCCCAACATGATCTATACCTATACGAGCGAGTTTGATGAGCCTATCATTTCAGATGAATTTGTATCAATTCATTATAATAATTACATCTATGCAGGTGGTGCCCATGGTTCGCCAAGTTCCGAAAGCCTATATTTTGATCTAAAGGAAAATCGAGCTCTAACCATTGATGAAGTTTTAAAGAAACATGATGTTTCATTCAGGGCATTATCGGATTTTGTTTCAAATGCACTCATTACCGATGCGAGATTTAGTGAATATCGAGAATCTCCCGTATCCGAGCGCTATAAACAGTATGCTATGAAATCCACCACACCAGTACCCGAAAACTACAAGAATTTTAAAGTAACTGAAAACTCAATCACTATTTATAATGATTATTATTATATCTTTCCGATGGCTACAGGGATTGTAGATATTGAAGTAAAATGGGAAGATTTGAAAAAGCGAACAAAAGAGTTGGAGAAAGAATCGACTGCAAATGGAATGATCACTTACACTAATAAAGAATATGGCTTCGAATTGGAACTTCCATCTTCTTGGAAAAATAAATTCACAGTTGAAAAAAGCGTTTCTCAAATCACGGATACGAGTTATAACTTCAATTTTAAAATAGACGATGCGGTCATATGTAATATATTTACTATCTACGTATACGAGGAAGAAGATTATATGGAAGGTCCACTTGAAACCTATATAGCAACAAAAGATAGAAAAGTTTTTACTTACGGAACTATAATGGAAATGCCACTTGAATTCAGTACGGATCCAAACCTCCAAAATGAAGCAGAAGTATTGTCTAAGATGGTTAATGAGGATGTACCCAAGGTAATGCTGAACTTTACCTTCTAA
- a CDS encoding ABC transporter — protein MKDRLWKIYENWEIELDKNEWYFSDCYDELTENLSSSDAYDAIPAVLDVLLHVKDTYLVNETLDFLLIIYNIADTTEVHPILLAEWHEINRKLEQMGDSFSVSAWDELRQMLRIT, from the coding sequence ATGAAAGATCGCTTATGGAAGATTTACGAAAACTGGGAAATAGAGTTAGACAAAAACGAATGGTATTTCAGTGATTGCTACGATGAACTGACTGAAAATCTTTCTTCTTCAGATGCATATGATGCCATTCCAGCTGTTCTCGATGTTTTACTGCATGTGAAGGATACGTATCTAGTTAATGAAACACTCGACTTCCTGCTCATTATCTACAACATCGCCGATACGACAGAAGTGCATCCTATCCTTTTAGCAGAATGGCATGAGATCAATCGTAAATTAGAACAGATGGGAGATTCGTTTAGCGTAAGCGCATGGGATGAACTAAGACAGATGCTGCGTATAACTTAA
- a CDS encoding NUDIX domain-containing protein — protein MRQFGKKVLGAQYIERKAVYGIVQQKTGDKIGVIRLKTNGLLVLPGGGMEKGEDKLSCLEREVMEETGYSISQPVYVCKGAQYFQSRGRSAYIQNVADFYSSFVGARICDPIEADHELLWMSPEEAAANLFHEHQTWAIRCYFGLSARVR, from the coding sequence ATGCGACAATTCGGCAAGAAAGTATTAGGCGCACAATACATAGAACGAAAAGCTGTATACGGAATCGTACAACAAAAAACAGGTGATAAAATAGGTGTCATCCGTTTAAAAACAAACGGATTGCTCGTACTCCCTGGCGGCGGAATGGAGAAGGGGGAGGACAAGTTATCGTGTTTGGAAAGGGAAGTAATGGAGGAAACGGGTTATTCAATTAGCCAACCAGTATACGTCTGCAAAGGAGCACAATACTTCCAATCTAGGGGCAGAAGCGCGTATATACAAAATGTTGCTGACTTTTATAGCAGTTTTGTCGGAGCTAGAATATGTGACCCCATAGAAGCAGATCATGAACTACTTTGGATGTCACCAGAAGAAGCAGCAGCTAATTTATTTCATGAACATCAGACATGGGCAATTCGGTGCTATTTTGGACTGTCCGCCAGAGTGAGATGA
- a CDS encoding MerR family transcriptional regulator: protein MFEQEIQYTAKDLAASLEVTTSTLRRWAIALESAHYPFKRNSKGQRIYAERDLATLEELKRLLAEKHAFADAIQQLTGYDKSTEQPAKESEAPALASNESEKIDYQVLKADELEKIVSHAVKQAVKKEQEKLFKQLKKQMKKEMKKLKKKKA from the coding sequence TTGTTTGAACAAGAGATACAGTACACGGCAAAGGATTTAGCTGCTTCATTAGAAGTGACAACTTCGACATTACGGCGATGGGCCATTGCATTGGAAAGCGCTCATTACCCGTTCAAGCGGAATAGCAAAGGGCAGCGGATTTATGCAGAGAGAGATCTTGCGACGTTAGAAGAATTAAAGAGATTACTAGCAGAGAAGCACGCTTTTGCAGACGCAATTCAGCAGTTGACGGGATATGACAAATCGACAGAACAACCGGCCAAGGAATCAGAAGCTCCGGCATTGGCGTCCAATGAATCGGAGAAGATTGATTATCAAGTATTAAAAGCAGATGAATTAGAGAAGATTGTCTCTCATGCAGTAAAACAAGCAGTAAAGAAAGAACAGGAAAAGCTGTTCAAACAGCTGAAGAAACAAATGAAAAAAGAGATGAAGAAGCTTAAAAAGAAGAAGGCTTAA
- a CDS encoding bifunctional 2-polyprenyl-6-hydroxyphenol methylase/3-demethylubiquinol 3-O-methyltransferase UbiG codes for MNQNIYDNAIFFAHYKALRENPVNYNELMEQPQMKSMLPDLKGKHVLDIGCGMGNLAMYCAEKGAASVTAIDPSSNMLQEAKTRNAHPAIDYVQTSLEDAVLAKAHYDIAVSSLVMHYVANYDKVINSIQSALKEDGVLLFSSEHPIVTARKAGKKWIEDEEGNRLHFAIDDYQEEGRREADWFVDDVVYYHRSFSALCNGLMHNGFSLLEVNEPIPDVHAIAQLPRIAHELRRPSFIILKAKKTARLY; via the coding sequence ATGAACCAGAATATTTATGATAATGCGATCTTCTTTGCGCATTACAAAGCGTTGCGTGAGAATCCAGTCAACTACAATGAACTCATGGAACAGCCGCAGATGAAAAGTATGCTGCCAGATTTAAAAGGCAAGCATGTATTGGATATTGGCTGCGGAATGGGCAATCTGGCTATGTATTGCGCGGAAAAGGGCGCGGCTAGCGTTACCGCAATTGACCCGTCTTCAAACATGCTGCAAGAAGCGAAAACGAGGAACGCGCATCCAGCTATTGATTATGTGCAGACATCATTGGAGGATGCTGTGTTGGCCAAAGCACATTACGATATTGCCGTTAGTTCCCTCGTTATGCATTATGTAGCCAACTACGATAAAGTCATTAACTCCATACAGTCAGCCTTAAAAGAGGATGGCGTTTTATTGTTTTCGTCAGAACATCCAATTGTAACAGCCCGAAAAGCAGGGAAGAAGTGGATTGAGGATGAAGAAGGGAACCGACTTCACTTTGCGATAGATGATTATCAGGAAGAAGGCAGGCGTGAGGCAGATTGGTTTGTAGATGATGTTGTTTATTACCACCGATCGTTTTCTGCGCTATGCAACGGATTGATGCATAATGGTTTCAGCCTGCTTGAAGTCAATGAGCCAATTCCAGATGTCCATGCTATCGCGCAGTTACCGCGGATTGCACATGAACTGCGCCGCCCTTCCTTTATTATTTTAAAAGCGAAGAAAACAGCTCGTCTTTACTAG
- a CDS encoding beta-glucoside-specific PTS transporter subunit IIABC, translated as MAEKVRDYSKLARDILDAVGGEENVVSATRCATRLRLVLKNSNSAAKQEVNNLPGVITVVENGGQFQVVIGQHVGEVYEEFAKLVNVDTENEDYENKGSILNRVIATMSAVFAPFIYILAAAGILQGVLILLKMLFSNFENTSTFAVLDFMSWAPFTFLPIFIAITASKHFKTNTYIAVAATAALVSPEWTAMAESIGNGSSLNFLGLPLTETTYTSSVLPPLFLVWILSYLERFLNKSIHEVVRPIFVPFLSILIIVPLTLVIIGPITTLGANGIANGYNILADNVPWLAAAIIGAFWQVIVIFGVHWGITPLSLANYEQYGMDSFQAYQTIAVIAQVGAVVGVIIKAKSKETKRIGISAGTTGIFGITEPAIYGVTLRFKKPFIIGCISGAIGAITASFFNPYYFAYAGLPGPLTIVNGINADYPTSVWGILIGSVIAIVLPIILIQIFGFGEDTAKQADEDLAKGKDAVTTEDSKAEASAAQTSEDTIHAPLSGKLMSLETVPDEVFSSGAMGMGLAIEPNENKVYAPFDGKVVMIAPTKHAIGLQSDNGVEVLIHVGLDTVKLDGEPFTLRVKEGDSVKQGDVINEFDAEAIKSAGVQTITPIIVTNPANYTEITIDETEMTAHGNNLMTAIK; from the coding sequence ATGGCTGAGAAGGTAAGAGATTATTCAAAACTTGCTCGTGATATATTAGACGCGGTTGGCGGCGAAGAAAATGTCGTCAGTGCTACCCGATGTGCAACACGCTTACGTTTAGTACTAAAAAACTCCAATTCGGCTGCGAAACAAGAGGTGAACAATCTGCCAGGTGTTATTACAGTAGTTGAAAATGGCGGACAGTTCCAAGTTGTTATTGGACAGCATGTTGGAGAAGTGTACGAAGAGTTTGCCAAACTGGTGAACGTAGATACAGAGAATGAAGACTATGAGAATAAAGGTTCAATTTTGAACCGAGTTATTGCAACCATGTCGGCAGTTTTTGCGCCGTTCATCTATATACTTGCTGCTGCTGGTATATTGCAAGGTGTATTGATTCTGCTAAAAATGCTATTTTCAAACTTTGAAAATACAAGTACGTTTGCAGTCTTGGATTTTATGTCTTGGGCACCGTTTACATTCTTGCCTATCTTTATCGCCATTACAGCATCCAAGCATTTTAAGACAAATACGTATATTGCGGTAGCAGCCACAGCGGCTCTTGTAAGTCCGGAGTGGACAGCAATGGCTGAAAGTATTGGGAATGGCAGCAGTTTGAACTTCTTAGGGCTGCCACTGACAGAAACAACCTATACATCATCCGTTTTACCGCCATTATTTCTAGTGTGGATTCTCTCTTACTTGGAACGCTTCTTAAACAAGAGCATTCATGAAGTTGTCCGTCCTATCTTTGTGCCATTTCTAAGTATCTTAATTATCGTTCCGTTGACATTAGTCATTATTGGACCGATTACAACACTTGGTGCGAATGGAATTGCAAACGGATACAATATACTGGCTGATAATGTACCTTGGCTCGCAGCAGCTATTATTGGTGCCTTTTGGCAGGTAATTGTTATCTTTGGTGTTCATTGGGGTATTACGCCGCTTTCTCTAGCAAACTATGAACAATATGGTATGGATTCCTTCCAGGCATACCAAACGATTGCGGTTATTGCGCAAGTTGGAGCGGTTGTCGGCGTAATCATCAAAGCAAAAAGCAAGGAAACAAAGAGAATCGGTATATCCGCTGGTACGACTGGCATATTTGGTATTACCGAGCCAGCCATTTACGGCGTAACATTACGTTTTAAGAAACCATTTATTATTGGATGTATTTCAGGTGCGATTGGAGCAATTACAGCAAGCTTTTTCAATCCATATTACTTTGCTTACGCCGGATTGCCGGGCCCGCTGACAATTGTAAACGGTATCAACGCTGACTATCCTACAAGCGTATGGGGCATCTTAATCGGTTCTGTCATTGCAATTGTGCTGCCAATCATTTTGATTCAGATCTTCGGATTTGGCGAAGATACAGCCAAACAAGCCGATGAAGACTTGGCAAAAGGGAAAGATGCAGTCACTACGGAAGACAGCAAAGCAGAAGCATCCGCTGCACAAACTAGTGAAGACACGATTCACGCGCCATTGAGCGGAAAACTGATGTCGCTGGAAACAGTACCTGATGAGGTATTCAGCTCAGGAGCAATGGGAATGGGTCTGGCAATCGAGCCGAATGAAAATAAGGTTTACGCCCCATTTGATGGGAAAGTTGTCATGATTGCACCGACGAAACATGCGATTGGTCTGCAGTCCGACAATGGTGTAGAGGTATTAATACATGTTGGTCTTGATACAGTCAAACTGGATGGTGAGCCTTTTACGCTTCGTGTGAAAGAAGGAGACAGTGTCAAACAAGGGGATGTTATCAATGAGTTTGATGCAGAAGCCATTAAGTCCGCGGGCGTGCAAACGATTACCCCAATTATTGTGACGAATCCAGCTAACTATACGGAGATTACGATTGATGAAACAGAGATGACAGCGCACGGCAATAACTTAATGACAGCTATTAAATAG
- a CDS encoding GNAT family N-acetyltransferase: MIGSAQLQIISQQNQEGMISYIIHPDYWNKGFATETAQAVLSIGFHKFGLHRISATCAPSNLASAAVLNKIGMSKEGHLREHIQMESGWRDSFLYSILENEHAQK, encoded by the coding sequence ATGATAGGTTCTGCGCAATTACAGATCATTAGCCAACAGAATCAGGAAGGGATGATCAGTTATATCATCCATCCCGATTATTGGAACAAAGGCTTCGCGACCGAGACTGCTCAAGCTGTCTTATCCATTGGTTTTCATAAGTTTGGACTGCATCGAATCAGTGCAACTTGTGCTCCGTCTAATCTAGCTTCTGCTGCTGTATTAAACAAGATAGGCATGTCTAAAGAAGGTCATCTGCGGGAGCATATCCAGATGGAATCAGGATGGCGAGATTCCTTTCTTTATAGCATTCTGGAAAATGAGCATGCTCAAAAATGA
- a CDS encoding type 1 glutamine amidotransferase, whose amino-acid sequence MYEEPVLPASIDVSMLIILGGPMSANDTEDWLEAERDLIRELITKRQPMFGICLGAQQIAKALGADIFQGEYKEVGWYPIQTVTQHFSSFLPDQMTAFHWHGEQFFLPDEAIRLFGNTVCENQGFIYKEFVIGLQFHLEMTVESITKLITHDQDYIDHGNYVQNAQTMLSAHIPKNNKEVLYQLLDSLVQQQERK is encoded by the coding sequence TTGTACGAGGAGCCGGTACTGCCAGCTTCAATAGATGTAAGCATGCTCATTATCTTAGGTGGACCGATGAGCGCAAATGATACCGAGGATTGGTTAGAAGCGGAACGTGATCTAATTCGAGAGTTAATCACAAAACGGCAGCCGATGTTTGGTATCTGTCTAGGAGCCCAGCAAATAGCCAAAGCATTAGGAGCAGACATTTTTCAGGGAGAATATAAGGAAGTAGGATGGTATCCAATTCAAACTGTCACCCAGCATTTTTCTTCTTTCCTGCCTGATCAGATGACAGCTTTTCATTGGCATGGAGAGCAATTCTTCTTACCTGACGAAGCAATTAGACTTTTTGGTAATACAGTATGTGAGAATCAAGGTTTTATCTATAAAGAATTTGTAATAGGGTTGCAATTCCACTTGGAAATGACAGTGGAAAGCATAACCAAGTTAATTACGCATGATCAAGATTATATTGATCATGGCAATTATGTTCAAAATGCGCAGACTATGCTGTCTGCCCATATCCCGAAAAATAATAAAGAGGTGCTCTACCAGCTGTTGGATTCCCTCGTACAACAGCAAGAAAGGAAGTAA
- a CDS encoding AAA family ATPase: protein MKLDEKNQYVRQMSVKEKSPLPNHFPFTLPIIQNLGKLSFHPNVTYIIGENGMGKSTLLEALAVALGFNPEGGSKNFSFSSYASHSDLHEFMRIVRGGNRPQDGYFFRAETFYNVATHIEMLDQEPGSGRKVIDSYGGTSLHEQSHGEAFFAAFMERFGGNGLYILDEPEAALSPIRQLSMLARIDELVEQGSQFIISTHAPLLMGYPDAKIFELDSDGVAVTKLEETQHYKIMKQFFEDRGRLLHHLFQR, encoded by the coding sequence ATGAAATTGGATGAGAAGAACCAGTATGTGAGACAAATGAGTGTGAAAGAAAAATCGCCACTTCCTAATCATTTCCCGTTCACGCTGCCGATAATCCAAAATCTCGGCAAACTCTCGTTTCACCCTAATGTAACTTATATCATTGGAGAAAATGGTATGGGAAAATCAACGCTGCTTGAAGCGCTGGCTGTTGCGCTTGGATTTAACCCTGAAGGCGGGTCAAAGAATTTCTCGTTTTCGAGTTATGCCTCGCATTCCGATTTACATGAATTTATGCGGATTGTCCGCGGTGGTAACCGGCCCCAGGATGGTTACTTTTTTCGAGCAGAGACATTTTATAATGTAGCAACGCATATTGAGATGTTGGACCAGGAGCCTGGAAGCGGGCGAAAAGTGATTGACTCTTACGGGGGTACTTCGTTACACGAACAATCTCATGGGGAGGCATTTTTTGCTGCTTTTATGGAACGTTTCGGCGGAAATGGTCTCTACATACTTGATGAACCAGAAGCGGCATTATCACCCATACGCCAATTGTCCATGCTTGCCCGGATTGATGAGCTAGTTGAACAAGGCTCGCAGTTCATTATCTCAACGCATGCTCCGCTTTTAATGGGCTATCCTGATGCAAAGATTTTTGAGCTGGATTCAGATGGTGTTGCCGTTACGAAGCTGGAAGAGACACAACATTATAAAATTATGAAACAGTTCTTTGAGGACAGAGGCAGACTGTTACATCATTTATTTCAAAGATAA